The nucleotide sequence GTTGTCGACCACGTAGGTGGCGTCGGTGAGGCTGGAGTGGTCGTAGTACTGGGGGGCGACCAGGTCGAGGGCGCGGCCGTTGTTGAGCGCGGTCACGAAGTTGATGTCGGCCTGGCGCCAGGGTGCGGGGGGTGTGGTGATCGCGAAGCGGGGCCCGTAGGTGGCCTTGAGTTGTTGCGAGACCCAGACGGCGTTGGGGATGTTGGCCTGGATGAGGCGTTCTTCCTCGATGTTCCAGTCGATGCCGTCGAATCCGCCCAGGCTGCGGTGGATGCGGTGGATGGAGGCGAGGAAGGCTTCTCGGCGGGCGTTGGTGGTGATGTCGAGTGCTTCACCGGCGCCGCCGATGGAGAGGATGACGGCACGGCCCTGCGAGCGCAGGTGGGCGATGTCGGCGACCAGTTCGGCGTGGGTCTGGTTGGACTGTTCGAAGAAGACCGAGCCGTCGGTGCCGGGCTGTCC is from Egicoccus sp. AB-alg6-2 and encodes:
- a CDS encoding glycosyl hydrolase family 18 protein gives rise to the protein MGLPSKVVGGYWTYWRAPRLRDVPAAYNTVYLFSARPTGGQPGTDGSVFFEQSNQTHAELVADIAHLRSQGRAVILSIGGAGEALDITTNARREAFLASIHRIHRSLGGFDGIDWNIEEERLIQANIPNAVWVSQQLKATYGPRFAITTPPAPWRQADINFVTALNNGRALDLVAPQYYDHSSLTDATYVVDN